The Porites lutea chromosome 7, jaPorLute2.1, whole genome shotgun sequence genome includes the window TCTTTTCTTGGATTTTTCGCCCAAAAATAGCCACTACCCTTCTCGTAAGCATCTTGTGGCTTTCCTTGGTTAGAGGACATTGACGAAGTAACGCTGGCAGGGGGGTTGCGTCCCCTGTACTTTTGGTCATATTGGTCAAAAAATGGTTCCCTCTGCAGATTTTCTGAAAATCCTTTTTCTGCGAGAGAGGATTGGTCCCCAATGTGCTGAAAAAGTGACGCCGAAGGCGAGCGGATTTCCCCATGTCCCTTCAATTTCCGCCAGCCATTCATCAACCAATCAATGGGCGATTCGTCATACAGGACGTAAATATAGGAAGCGAAATTTTCGACGTGTTCTGTGGGAAAAACTTTGGCTTTGCTGCATTTTATGGCCGCATCAATCATTAGCCAAGGCTTAACACTTTGCATCTCAATAAAATTCTCCAGTTTAGGGAAAAAGCTAGGCGAAGATATCATATCATCTTCGAGGTGAATGTAGTACCGTGATAGATCCTTGCAGTAGCACATGACGAAAGCTGCGTCGACGTTTTCCTTTGAGCGCCATGTTCTCCTGGTATCCGAGTCGCCATACTTTTTCTTTATGTTATTCAGGGGTGGATAAAATTCTGGATATGCTTCAATTACTGTCAAAAGACCATCATCAATATATTTGCTGAACGTGCTTGAAAGCTCGGTTTTTGCCGTGGATTTTGGTGACTCTGCGATGTCAGCAAGAAATATTACAATATAAGTGTTTTTCTTGTCCATATCGCTCGTACTGTCGATCAAACTTTGAATGGTTTGTAGAAAATAGTTAGTTCCAGCCGGTCTTGCAACTG containing:
- the LOC140943987 gene encoding alpha-1,3-mannosyl-glycoprotein 4-beta-N-acetylglucosaminyltransferase C-like; translation: MNTSKVTTLGRYPKAKRFLSIGIASVARPAGTNYFLQTIQSLIDSTSDMDKKNTYIVIFLADIAESPKSTAKTELSSTFSKYIDDGLLTVIEAYPEFYPPLNNIKKKYGDSDTRRTWRSKENVDAAFVMCYCKDLSRYYIHLEDDMISSPSFFPKLENFIEMQSVKPWLMIDAAIKCSKAKVFPTEHVENFASYIYVLYDESPIDWLMNGWRKLKGHGEIRSPSASLFQHIGDQSSLAEKGFSENLQREPFFDQYDQKYRGRNPPASVTSSMSSNQGKPQDAYEKGSGYFWAKNPRKDDYVLIKFNAPTVVKKVFIDTGSSHTRQDVLRSGDLEASFDSTAGEVKPSNISNQCGEFKFLGAFNKGKVESNVGDSRSVICLRITVLQNQGEWLYIREIDVW